Genomic DNA from Cherax quadricarinatus isolate ZL_2023a unplaced genomic scaffold, ASM3850222v1 Contig6916, whole genome shotgun sequence:
CTGAGTTCGACTAGAAACTGCATCGTTGCATCCAGCACGAAGGAAGATGTCATCGAAGTGCTTCATCAACACAACCAGTTCTTGGTCATCATCAGCAGCGACTTCCAGTATTTGGAGACCTCCCTGAAAATTGGATCATGTAGTCACGAGAGTATCTACAGAGCCAACCGCTTCCTGACGAGGAATACACTCCACCTGCGAGCTCCCGATGCCCAGGCGGTGATGAAGATGAATTATACAAAACTTACTAACGGAGCACATGCTTACCGCCTCACCTTAGACAGCTTTAACTTCTCCGAGATTGTTAGTACTTCTGTCAGATGTGGAAAGGTTCTCGGGTTCCACGTGAAAGCAAAGGGAGCCGCCGTCTGCGACCTCAACTTAATGGAAAACCCTCTGGGAATTCGAGTGAGCGAACTAAAGTCTCTCCTGAAGGATCCTTCGAAGTCGCTACTCGATCTACGCTACTGGAGTCAAGGCGCCTATGTAATTGGAGTATGTTTCACCCTGACCTCATATCTGCTGTTCCTGGTGACAGTACGACTCTTCAGGAGCAACTTTCAATATCAGTCCATCTTTACTGACAGGTACCTTTCTGTAAGCTGTTCAAAGCGACCTGAGAgctacatgctgctgctgtgtccACTAATTAAGCTGTATATAAC
This window encodes:
- the LOC138852298 gene encoding uncharacterized protein, encoding MMALIVMALCLVLLYAGCEAGTLSRHLPSFTTHQSVRASNDGIPQVNISQQQSTPHSTKHITDAPSPESDTTDLSSTRNCIVASSTKEDVIEVLHQHNQFLVIISSDFQYLETSLKIGSCSHESIYRANRFLTRNTLHLRAPDAQAVMKMNYTKLTNGAHAYRLTLDSFNFSEIVSTSVRCGKVLGFHVKAKGAAVCDLNLMENPLGIRVSELKSLLKDPSKSLLDLRYWSQGAYVIGVCFTLTSYLLFLVTVRLFRSNFQYQSIFTDRRTENITTPSVTLQVVNIPVEAPDFQVSK